A region of Nostoc sp. 'Peltigera membranacea cyanobiont' N6 DNA encodes the following proteins:
- a CDS encoding efflux RND transporter periplasmic adaptor subunit, with protein sequence MILDTNKPHRQVKMKDPVVANQLINIQLDSVMKTEVATADFKSRLLAKNTCATDGKVKGKNYFLSSTYVRSLLMSCLVAIGLLTASCGSSPKESADAQSQSPGNREGSRETPVDVAIARTEILQKQPEYTGNTIPFRIVSLRSQVEGRLLALNLDVGDTVKLGQNVGQLDDAILSTELKQAEAELAALKSEVARANNQVSNARADVEKARLEVLQAQADSERQQRLFKAGAIAEQTAQQSRTQAKTAAQALRAAQEQVRTEQQAVAAAQGRVLAQQALVAQTKERRSYARLTSPIAGIVTEKVTEPGNLLQAGNEVVKIGDFNRVKVVVQVSELELAQIQVGQSVQVRLDAFPNETLIGRVTRISPAADATARLIPVEVVIPNAQGKIGSGLLARVNFENQTQQRVVVPQIAIQKQARGNNSKTTGKNQQSSPPPNATNTAKAENPAGTLFVVKDTAGKAKVAARAVTLGKRADGKVEILSGLQSGERYVVRSSQPLKDGDAVRLSILSETAEAVPKGN encoded by the coding sequence ATGATTTTGGACACAAATAAGCCGCACAGACAGGTGAAAATGAAAGATCCCGTAGTCGCTAATCAACTAATTAATATCCAGTTAGATTCAGTTATGAAAACTGAGGTGGCGACCGCAGATTTCAAGAGTAGACTTCTTGCAAAAAATACTTGTGCAACAGATGGAAAAGTGAAAGGGAAAAATTACTTCCTTTCCTCCACTTATGTAAGAAGTTTACTAATGTCCTGTTTGGTAGCTATCGGATTGCTGACGGCGAGTTGCGGCTCGTCACCCAAAGAATCAGCAGATGCACAATCTCAGAGTCCTGGGAATCGGGAAGGTAGTCGGGAAACACCTGTAGATGTAGCGATCGCTCGAACAGAGATACTGCAAAAACAACCAGAATACACAGGTAATACAATACCGTTCCGAATTGTATCACTGCGATCGCAAGTAGAAGGTCGCTTGTTGGCTTTGAACTTAGATGTGGGCGATACAGTAAAGCTTGGGCAAAACGTCGGGCAGTTAGATGATGCCATCCTTTCGACCGAATTAAAGCAAGCAGAAGCTGAACTAGCAGCCCTGAAATCAGAAGTAGCTAGGGCAAATAATCAGGTAAGTAATGCCCGTGCTGACGTTGAAAAGGCACGGTTAGAGGTTCTGCAAGCTCAGGCAGATTCAGAACGGCAACAGAGGTTGTTTAAAGCTGGAGCGATCGCTGAACAAACTGCCCAGCAATCACGTACCCAGGCCAAAACAGCAGCCCAAGCACTGCGGGCAGCCCAAGAGCAAGTCCGTACAGAACAGCAAGCCGTCGCCGCCGCCCAAGGTAGAGTCTTGGCGCAGCAGGCATTGGTTGCCCAAACCAAAGAACGCAGGTCTTACGCGCGGTTGACATCTCCCATCGCTGGCATAGTTACAGAAAAGGTGACAGAACCGGGCAATCTTCTGCAAGCAGGTAATGAAGTCGTCAAAATTGGCGATTTTAACCGTGTCAAAGTCGTTGTGCAAGTTTCCGAATTAGAACTAGCACAAATTCAGGTTGGACAGTCTGTACAAGTGCGCTTAGATGCCTTTCCTAACGAAACATTAATTGGGAGAGTTACGCGCATTTCTCCAGCTGCCGATGCTACGGCTCGTTTAATACCTGTAGAGGTAGTGATTCCCAACGCACAAGGCAAAATTGGCAGTGGACTGCTAGCGCGAGTCAACTTTGAAAACCAGACTCAACAGCGCGTAGTTGTGCCGCAAATAGCTATTCAGAAACAAGCACGGGGCAACAACTCCAAGACTACAGGTAAAAACCAACAGTCATCTCCCCCGCCCAACGCCACTAATACCGCCAAGGCAGAAAACCCAGCTGGGACGCTATTTGTGGTCAAAGATACAGCCGGCAAAGCTAAAGTAGCAGCGCGTGCTGTCACATTAGGAAAAAGAGCCGATGGCAAAGTGGAAATTTTATCTGGCTTGCAATCGGGAGAACGCTATGTTGTTCGCAGTAGTCAACCCTTAAAAGATGGAGACGCTGTACGTTTATCGATTCTTTCCGAAACAGCAGAGGCAGTCCCTAAAGGAAATTAA
- a CDS encoding phycobiliprotein lyase, with product MTSLFKIAQTTDESQISEFFHESAGKWRSQRRYYTLPEGETKEIESIVTIDFLEQGCDELQKLAQMHDLSDLGSLICGAAVVWESTDVLKTKKESQGSTIFGVMGNTLYRDRGFAIAKPVTAHYYFSNPKTLCLRTEYNGSVFEEELKLIGSKYRTRQTIISRAGEQLMIGQYLEKRVES from the coding sequence GTGACATCTCTGTTCAAAATTGCACAAACCACTGATGAATCTCAGATTTCCGAATTTTTCCATGAATCAGCAGGTAAGTGGCGATCGCAACGACGCTACTACACGCTACCCGAAGGAGAAACTAAGGAGATAGAGAGTATAGTTACGATCGATTTTCTAGAGCAGGGTTGTGATGAATTGCAAAAGCTAGCTCAGATGCACGATTTATCTGATCTAGGGAGTTTAATTTGTGGTGCGGCAGTTGTCTGGGAAAGTACGGACGTGCTGAAGACAAAGAAAGAATCGCAAGGTTCAACAATATTTGGGGTGATGGGAAATACCTTGTATCGCGATCGCGGTTTTGCCATAGCTAAACCAGTCACCGCCCATTATTATTTCTCCAACCCGAAAACACTGTGTTTGCGAACTGAATACAACGGCTCAGTATTTGAGGAAGAGTTAAAGCTAATTGGCAGCAAATACCGCACTAGACAAACCATTATCTCTCGTGCTGGCGAGCAGTTGATGATTGGTCAATATTTAGAAAAGAGAGTGGAGAGTTAG
- a CDS encoding RNA recognition motif domain-containing protein, giving the protein MSIYVGNLSYDVTQDALSTVFAEYGSVKRVQLPTDRETGRLRGFAFVEMSSEDEETKAIEALDGAEWLGRDLKVNKAKPREDRGGSFGGGGGGNRGGGGGGYNRGGGGGGGGRY; this is encoded by the coding sequence ATGTCAATTTACGTTGGTAACCTCTCCTATGATGTTACGCAAGATGCGCTGAGTACTGTTTTTGCAGAATATGGTTCTGTAAAACGCGTTCAGCTACCTACTGACCGTGAAACAGGTCGTTTACGCGGCTTTGCTTTCGTGGAAATGAGTTCAGAAGACGAAGAAACCAAAGCTATTGAAGCACTTGATGGTGCTGAATGGCTGGGTCGTGACCTTAAAGTGAATAAGGCCAAGCCCAGAGAAGACAGAGGTGGTTCCTTTGGTGGTGGTGGTGGTGGTAATCGCGGCGGTGGCGGCGGCGGCTACAACCGTGGTGGTGGTGGTGGCGGTGGTGGCCGCTACTAA
- a CDS encoding nuclear transport factor 2 family protein, whose translation MKADYLEESLLRELEERLLQADVRKSAKDVMDLLADEFIEFGSSGRVFNKQQIIDSLQNEPIAPVTQRSITEFKTLVLATGVILVTYHIVRHLSGEQPVHSLRSSIWKFNNDRWKIIFHQGTLVRES comes from the coding sequence ATGAAAGCAGACTACTTAGAGGAATCGCTTCTCCGTGAGTTGGAGGAACGTTTGCTTCAAGCGGATGTACGAAAGTCAGCTAAGGATGTTATGGACTTACTTGCTGACGAGTTCATTGAGTTCGGAAGCTCAGGGCGTGTTTTTAATAAACAGCAAATTATCGATAGCTTGCAAAATGAACCCATTGCACCCGTGACTCAAAGATCGATAACAGAATTCAAAACCTTAGTTTTGGCAACAGGGGTTATTTTAGTAACCTATCATATAGTCAGACATCTATCTGGCGAACAGCCTGTTCATTCGCTGCGAAGTTCCATCTGGAAATTTAACAACGATCGATGGAAAATAATTTTTCATCAGGGGACTCTGGTTAGAGAATCATAG
- a CDS encoding diflavin flavoprotein has protein sequence MSTNKPRDVQVYPIATDTRILRSRSWSRLRFEIEYALAKGTTANSYLIESDKTAIIDPPGETFTDIYLEALQQRFHLEDLDYVILGHINPNRATTLKALLEIAPQITFVCSNPGAINLRSALENPDLQILVMRGEETLDLGNGHNLQFIPTPNPRYADQLCTYDPQTEVLYTDKLFGAHVCGDQVFDEGWEVYNEDRRYYFDCLMAPHARQVETALDKLADFPVRMYATGHGPLVRYGLIELTKAYREWSQQQTSADLTVALIYASAYGNTATLAQAIARGITKAGVAVESINCEFTEPEEIRAAVEKAGGFIIGSPTLGGHAPTPVQTALGIVLSTATNNKLAGVFGSFGWSGEAVDLIEGKLKDAGYRFGFDTIRVKFKPDDATLQLCEEAGTDFAQALKKARKVRAPSQPATTVEQAVGRIVGSLCVLTAKEGDRSSAMLASWVAQASFNPPGLTIAVAKERAVETLTHSGNKFVLNILKEGNHLGLMKHFLKPFGPGQDRFADIAAEVAENGSPILTDALAYLECSVQNRMESGDHWLVYATVENGKVLNQDGVTAVHHRKSATHY, from the coding sequence GCGATAAAACTGCCATCATTGACCCTCCAGGGGAAACGTTTACGGACATTTATTTAGAAGCCTTACAGCAGCGTTTCCATCTGGAAGACTTAGATTATGTAATTTTGGGACATATAAATCCTAACCGCGCTACAACTTTAAAAGCTTTATTAGAAATTGCTCCGCAAATCACCTTTGTCTGTTCTAATCCAGGCGCAATAAATTTACGTAGTGCGCTAGAAAATCCAGATTTGCAAATTCTGGTTATGCGGGGCGAAGAAACCCTAGATTTGGGTAACGGGCATAATTTACAATTTATTCCCACCCCTAATCCCCGCTATGCAGATCAACTTTGCACCTACGATCCGCAAACAGAAGTTCTGTACACAGATAAGTTATTTGGGGCGCACGTTTGCGGAGATCAGGTATTTGATGAAGGCTGGGAAGTATATAACGAAGATCGGCGCTATTATTTTGATTGCCTCATGGCTCCCCACGCCCGTCAAGTAGAAACAGCGTTGGATAAACTAGCCGATTTTCCCGTGAGAATGTATGCCACTGGACACGGGCCTTTGGTGCGCTATGGCTTAATTGAATTGACCAAAGCTTATCGAGAATGGAGTCAACAGCAAACATCTGCTGATTTGACAGTGGCGTTAATTTATGCATCAGCTTATGGAAATACAGCCACATTAGCCCAAGCGATCGCTCGTGGCATTACAAAAGCTGGCGTTGCTGTAGAATCCATTAACTGCGAATTTACCGAACCAGAAGAAATCCGGGCGGCTGTGGAAAAAGCCGGTGGTTTCATCATCGGTTCTCCAACCCTCGGCGGTCATGCACCTACACCGGTGCAAACAGCTTTAGGAATTGTGTTATCCACCGCAACGAACAATAAACTTGCTGGTGTTTTTGGTTCCTTTGGCTGGAGTGGGGAAGCGGTTGATTTAATTGAGGGTAAATTAAAAGATGCTGGCTATCGCTTTGGTTTTGATACCATCCGCGTCAAATTCAAACCCGACGATGCCACCTTACAATTGTGTGAAGAAGCTGGAACTGACTTTGCCCAAGCATTGAAAAAAGCTAGAAAAGTACGAGCGCCAAGTCAACCTGCTACTACTGTAGAACAAGCAGTTGGTCGGATTGTTGGTTCTTTGTGCGTTCTGACAGCAAAAGAAGGCGATCGCTCCAGTGCCATGTTAGCCTCCTGGGTAGCTCAAGCTAGCTTTAATCCCCCTGGTTTAACCATAGCTGTCGCTAAAGAGCGGGCAGTAGAAACACTGACACACTCAGGAAACAAATTTGTCCTCAATATCCTTAAAGAAGGGAATCATTTGGGATTAATGAAGCACTTCCTCAAACCCTTCGGCCCAGGACAAGATAGATTTGCCGATATCGCCGCAGAAGTTGCTGAAAACGGTTCTCCCATACTTACTGATGCCTTAGCATATCTGGAATGTTCCGTACAAAATCGGATGGAATCTGGCGACCATTGGCTGGTTTATGCAACTGTTGAGAATGGCAAAGTGCTAAATCAAGATGGTGTTACAGCTGTGCATCATCGCAAGTCAGCAACTCATTATTAA